AGATCCACTCTTTTCGGTTTATTCGTTTTATTTTTTTTAAAGCGATAAGAAAAAGCGCCAAAGCAGAGAATATAATTCGCAGGGCTCCAACCTGAACAGGACTGAGATCAATTAATGCCAGTTTCATCAAAATGAAGGAACTTCCCCAAATAAGAGAGAGAACAATTAGGATAAACCAGCGAGACTGTTTACTATTCATGGATCAACGTTCTTATTGAAAATATTATCCTTATTTTTGTCGGACAATTTTTAAAAAACAGAGGTGGTGAAATTACACATTAAATATTTGTCAGTTGCAGTGTTTTTGTTGTTTTTTGTTTCATGTGATTCATTTAAAAAATCAGGGAAAGATACAGAGGAGAATGTCAAGACTCATGTTATTGCTGAAAACATTCAGGAGGTCAAAATTGATATAAAAGGAATGACTTGCGAAATTGGTTGTGCCCGTTTGATTCAATCTAAATTGTATAAAGCAGATGGAATCAGTTATGCGAAAGTTTCATTTGAAGATAGCTCGGGAGTAGTTCGATATGATCAGAACAGAATTGACAGGGAGAAAATAAAAGGCATAATTGAGAAAACTGCAGGTGGAGAGATCTATACGGTTACTTCAATCGAAGAAATTTCTATAGATAGTTCTGATGATGAAACTCAGTAAATAATGGATGGATTGAGTTGCATTTCAGTCTTAAATGTCATTTCTTTGTACATATACTTAACCTTTAAAGAATTAAAATTATGAAATTATCGAGAATATTTTTTACTCTCCTGGTTGTAATGGCCATCAGTTTTTCTTGTAAATCTGAAAAGAAAGAAGCCGGCGAGGCGGTTGATGCGGCTGTAGAGGAAACTACGGAAGCAGCAGAAGAAGTTGCTGATGCGCCGGAAGAAGAATCTGCTGAGGCTACTGAAGAAGCAACAGAAGAAGGCGCTGAAGAAGCTACTGAAGAAAGTACTGAAGAAGCGGCTCCTGAAGAAAAGAAAATCACAGTTGTTTTTCCGAAAGACACAAAACTTCAAGATGAGGTGAAGGATGCCATGAAGGAATTGACTGACGGTAATCCTGAGATGCAAGGACATTTTAATGATGCTTATGCTTTTGCTGTTTTCCCGAAAATTACAAAGGGCGGACTTGGCATCGGTGGCGCAGGTGGACATGGATTGGTTTTTGACAACAAAACTGTTATCGGCCAGTCTAATCTTGCACAAGCAACATTTGGACTTCAGGCAGGTGGCCAGCAGTATATGGAAGTTATCTTTTTTGAGGACCAACCTGCGTTGGAAAGGTTTACCGGTGGTAAAGTGAAGTTTTCAGGACAGGCCTCGGCTGTTGCGTTAAAAGATGGTGCTTCGGTTGATATCGATTATCAGGACGGAGTAGCAATTTTTACGAAAACTATTGGAGGTTTAATGGCTGAAGCTTCTGTTGGTGGACAGACATTCAAATACAAACCTGGAATTAACTAAAATTCTTAAGAAGAATGATAAAAAAAGCGCCCGACAGGCGCTTTTTTTATTTGATTATTCATTTTTTGATTAGACATTTGGTTTTTTGTCAAAGAATGGTTTACATTTGTTCGTATAGTTAACTAAATCTTTTAAGAAAATGAAAATTTTAAAATTATTATTCATATTTACACTTGTAAGTATGCTGGCAGTTTCTTGCAAGGAATCTAAAAAAGAAGAAACTCAGGATGATTCATCCACAGAAATGACTGAAGAAGGTACAGATGCTTCAGCAGATACTGATGACGCCGCAACCTACGACGCTGAAGAATCAGAAGGCGATGCTGCCGCCACAGGAGCTGCTGCCGCAGGAGCAGCTGCCGCAGAAGGTGCCGCTGCTTCGGAAGAAGGAGCTGAAGGAGAAGCGGAAGCTGTGGAATCAATTGATGCACAGTCAAAAGAACTTGAACCCGTTGTAGTTCCTGAAGGGGTAATTGCGGAAGAACTTGCAGATACGCCTGTAATTTATCCTGGATGCGCTGCATCTACAACAGAAGAAATCAGAGCTTGTACCAAGGAAAGTTTTATTGCTTATTTAAAAAGTGAATTTAATCACGATATCGCTAAAGAAGCTGGTTTGAAAAGAGGTGATTATCAAATTGGGGTTGTACTTCATGTAAATAAAGCAGGAAGAGTATTCTCGTTAAGAGTAACAGCACCAAAAAAGGCCTTGGAAACTGAAATGGTAAGAGTCATCAATAGTACGCCAAAAGTTACTCCTGCCACGCATAAAGGAGAACCCGTTGGAGTAAGTGCCAAGTTTCTTGTAGATTTTAAAGTTGAAAAGCTTTAATAATACAAATTTATTGAACTCTTGTTTGTATTTTCGAGGGTTGAAACCTTTTAAAAAAACCTGATTCTAAATCAGGTTTTTTTCATTTTAGTTTCAAATTATTAGCGCTTCTTCAGAATTTCTTCATATTTGTTTCTTTATCTTGCGCCTTAATATTAACTTAAAATTAACAACTATGAAATTGATCAAAGGAATTTTTGTAATAGCAGTATTGGCTATTTTAACTGTTTCATGTGACCAGACAAAAAAGGAACAAGCTACTGATGCTGCTGAACAAGCTGTTGAAGCTGTAGAAGAAGCTGCTGATAAAACTGCAGATGCAGTAGAAGCAACTGCTGAAGAGGCTGAAAAAGTAATTGATTCAGCTGCTGCTGACGCGGAAAAAGTTGTGGACTCTGCCAAGGCTATGGCTGATTCAGCAATTAAAAAATGTGAAGGTAAATGTTCAAAAGATGGTAAATCTTGTGACGGAAGCTGCAAAGCTTAACCTCTTTTTATCAGAATATAAGAAGCTACCCTTGTGGTAGCTTTTTTTTGCTCCAGATCGAAATTTTCTTTCTTAACGAATAATACAGAAATAGTAGGCTTATCACATAAAGGAGTCCAACAAGCTGGTGTAGGGTTCCGTAAACCAATGGAATCCCTGTTTTTACCTTTAGTAGGGTCATGATCCCCAGAAAAACCTGAAAAACAATAAGCACGTACGATACCGTGAGCCATTTAATGGCGCTGGTATGCACGTGATTTCTTTTTTTGTGATAAAAATATACGGTCAGTGCCAGGATAACATAGGCCAGAAGTCGGTGTACAAATTGAACCAGGGCCGGTGCAAAAGAATAACGATCATAATTGGTCATGTTGTGCCAGGTCCAGTTACTGCCGTCAAGCAGGACAGCAGGTATAAAAGTCCCATTCATAGAGGGCCAGGTAGCGTAGTGTAACCCGGCTCTCATTCCTGCCATTAATCCGGCAAAAATCAATTGTATTGTGGTAAGAACCAAAAGGATCAAAACAAATTTTGTATGGCCTTTTTTAGGCTTGTTTTCCATGAGATAAACATCGGCAATGCATTTGACCATGGCACCAATAGTGGCTATGGCCAGCAGGAAATGAAGCGTTAATTTATAGGCGTTTACCCAGGGTCGATCTACTAATCCACTCATCACCATGATCCACCCTGCTGATGCGGTTAGTGCGGCAAGTACCACCACCAGCAGAAGCCTTTTTACCAGGAAAGTGTCAATTTGCTTTCTAATCAGGAATATGATAAATGGTATCAAAAATATAATGCCCAGTGCCCTTACCCAGAGTCTGTGGAAATATTCCCAGAAGTAGATGAATTTGAACTGCTTTAAGGTAAAATCTGAATTCAGCTTGTGAAATTGAGGTGTTTGCTTGTAAAGCTCAAATGCCTCCAGCCAATCTGCTTTGTTCAGAGGGGGAATAACCCCGGTAATGATGTCCCAGCTTGTTATGGATAATCCCGAGCCCGTCAGCCGGGTAATACCACCCAGAATAACCTGGCCAATTAACATGATCAAACCGGTCAGTAACCAGAATCTAATTGTTTTAGTATATAAATATTGTTTTTTCAAGGTACACAGGATTAAAATTATTTATTCTTCCATTGCATTGATTCGATCATTC
This DNA window, taken from Lutimonas zeaxanthinifaciens, encodes the following:
- a CDS encoding heavy-metal-associated domain-containing protein, translated to MKLHIKYLSVAVFLLFFVSCDSFKKSGKDTEENVKTHVIAENIQEVKIDIKGMTCEIGCARLIQSKLYKADGISYAKVSFEDSSGVVRYDQNRIDREKIKGIIEKTAGGEIYTVTSIEEISIDSSDDETQ
- a CDS encoding secretin N-terminal domain-containing protein; the protein is MSFGKTTVIFFSSGAASSVLSSVASSAPSSVASSVASADSSSGASATSSAASVVSSTAASTASPASFFSDLQEKLMAITTRRVKNILDNFIILIL
- a CDS encoding YSC84-related protein; amino-acid sequence: MQGHFNDAYAFAVFPKITKGGLGIGGAGGHGLVFDNKTVIGQSNLAQATFGLQAGGQQYMEVIFFEDQPALERFTGGKVKFSGQASAVALKDGASVDIDYQDGVAIFTKTIGGLMAEASVGGQTFKYKPGIN
- a CDS encoding COX15/CtaA family protein — protein: MKKQYLYTKTIRFWLLTGLIMLIGQVILGGITRLTGSGLSITSWDIITGVIPPLNKADWLEAFELYKQTPQFHKLNSDFTLKQFKFIYFWEYFHRLWVRALGIIFLIPFIIFLIRKQIDTFLVKRLLLVVVLAALTASAGWIMVMSGLVDRPWVNAYKLTLHFLLAIATIGAMVKCIADVYLMENKPKKGHTKFVLILLVLTTIQLIFAGLMAGMRAGLHYATWPSMNGTFIPAVLLDGSNWTWHNMTNYDRYSFAPALVQFVHRLLAYVILALTVYFYHKKRNHVHTSAIKWLTVSYVLIVFQVFLGIMTLLKVKTGIPLVYGTLHQLVGLLYVISLLFLYYSLRKKISIWSKKKLPQG